DNA sequence from the Pedobacter schmidteae genome:
CTGCAATATTCAGCAATAAATAAAAAGGTTTATCGAAAGGCCACTCTGCATTCGTCTTATTTTCGTTAGCCACAGTATAATATACTTTTCCATCTAACATAAAGTCGATTTTCCCTGGCGTCCATTCAATAGCGTAAGTATGGAACTCACCATATGGATTTTTAATCGGTGTGGTTGTACCTTTCTGTGTTCCTTTCAAATGATTATACGCCGAAGTATGCACTGTACCAAAAATAGAGTCACGGCTGAAACCAACATGCTCCATAATATCAATCTCGCCACTCTCCGGCCAGCCCACTTCATTAATATTAGCGCCTAACATCCACGATGCCGGCCACAAACCTCGCCCCGGCGGCAATTTCGCGTTAATTTCTATTTTACCGTAGGTCCATTCCGCCTTTCCTTTGGTCAGCAAACGAGCTGAAGAAAACCGTTGTCCTCCAATATCAGCCTTCCTGGCGATAATAAATAGCTTTCCATTTTTTACAAACGCATTCGAAGTATCGGCCTTGGTGTAATACTGAAGTTCATTATTTCCCCAGCCATGGCCGCCCACTTCATACCCCCATTTGGTACTATCCGGTAAACCCTGATAATTGAACTCATCCGCCCAGACCAATGTATATTTATCTACAGTCTTCCTCCCCTTCTTAGCATTGCATGACACCATAGCCGCACAAAGCAGCGCCATCGATAACATATTCCTCAGCATTATTAAAATTAAAAAGATAAAATTGTCCGGAACAAAATTCCGGACAAAAAATAAACAGTTATATCATTATCATCTACCTCGCATACCCGTCATTCTGCGGATAATTCGGGCCTAAAAGATTCAGTTCTGAGCGGGGAATTACCCAATTCACCATATGAGGTTTCATAGCTCTTCTTGCGTCATTTCTAAAAGGATAAGGATCTGCCGGGGTATTTGCGTGTGCAGAAGTTTCCGTTGACAAATCCCCTGCCTTACCATATCCGGAATGGTCAACGATGTAATCAAATAACTTACCTGTTCTTTTCAACATATACCATCTGCGTCCTTCAAAGGCCAGCTCCCGGGCCTGTTCATCTAAAATATCTTTAAGGGTCACTATTCCGGTTAAACTTCTGGTATTCGCTCTCTTTCTCACCTCATTCAGATACAGCAAAGCCTTATCGTTATTCGCCAGCATCATATTCGCCTCAGCGGCGAACAGATAAGTTTCGGCAGATCTGTACATGATGATGTTCTTCGTCTGCACATCTTCTGTCGGAATGCCTTCATCGGGAAAATACTTTTTACAACCTGCATTCAAGCGAATAAAAAAAGCATTTCTGTCTGCCGCTAAAGGCGCAAACTCCGTCCACGAAGCGTGAACAATCTTTTCTCCTAACACCTTCCCGGCAGGTAATGTAGCTGCATCATTATAAACATAATCCTGTATATAATAT
Encoded proteins:
- a CDS encoding family 16 glycosylhydrolase, with translation MLRNMLSMALLCAAMVSCNAKKGRKTVDKYTLVWADEFNYQGLPDSTKWGYEVGGHGWGNNELQYYTKADTSNAFVKNGKLFIIARKADIGGQRFSSARLLTKGKAEWTYGKIEINAKLPPGRGLWPASWMLGANINEVGWPESGEIDIMEHVGFSRDSIFGTVHTSAYNHLKGTQKGTTTPIKNPYGEFHTYAIEWTPGKIDFMLDGKVYYTVANENKTNAEWPFDKPFYLLLNIAVGGNLGGMKGVDEDVFPAVMEVDYVRVYQRLK